TTCGGTGACCCGGTCTTCACCCAGGTCGAGGTCAAGCAGAAGTAACCGAGCCGGCACCGCACGGCTCGAACAGACACGGCCGGTGCCGTGCACCGCCCCACCGGGCGGCCCGGCACCGGCCGTTGTCACGTCCGGAACTCTGACACCGGGACTGACGGCACGTCAGAGCAGTCAATTGGAGGCACGATGGGGCGCTACGTCGCGAGGCGACTGCTCCAGATGATCCCGGTGTTCCTGGGCACGGTCACGATCATCTTCTTCATGACCCGCATGCTGCCCGGTGACCCCGCGGCCGCGATGTGGGGCGACAAGGCCGCCGACCCGGCCCAGCTCGCCGCGTTCAAGCACGACATGGGACTCGACGTCTCCAAGTGGCAGCAGTACCTCAACTACATGGGGGACCTGTTCACCGGCGACTTCGGCAAGACCATGAACGGCCGCAAGGTCATCGACGTGATCGGTGAGGCCCTCCCGGTCACCATCCGGCTCGCGCTGCTGGCCTTCGTCTTCGAGCTGGTCGTCGGCATCGGCATCGGCCTGCTGGCCGGCCTGCGCCGCGGCAAGGCGTTCGACAAGTCGACGCTGGTGCTGACCCTGCTGCTGATCTCGATCCCGGTCCCGGTGCTCGGCTTCATCTTCCAGAACGTCTTCGCGATCCAGCTCGGCTGGGTCACCCCGACGGTGCAGAGCTCCACCAACCTGGGCCAGCTGATCCTGCCCGCCGTCGTGCTCGGCTCGATCTCGCTCGCGTACGTCGCCCGCCTCACCCGGACCTCCATCGCGGAGAACCTGAAGGCCGACTACATGCGCACCGCGGTCGCCAAGGGCCTGCCCAAGCGCAAGGTGATCGGCACCCACCTGCTGCGCAACTCGATGATCCCGGTGGTCACCTTCCTGGGCACCGACCTGGGCGCCCTGATGGGCGGCGCGATCGTCACCGAGGGCATCTTCAACGTCCAGGGCGTCGGCAACTCGCTGTACCACGCCATCGGCCGCAGCGAGGGTGCGACCGTCTCCGGCTTCGTCGTGGTGCTGGTGCTGGTCTTCCTCTTCGCCAGCCTGCTCGTCGACCTGCTCTACGCGGTCCTGGACCCGAGGATCCGGTATGCCTGACCTGATCGAGAAGAACGCCCCCGCCGGGGACGGCGAGACCCCCGCCGAGCGGGTCGTCGTTCCCGCGGTGAAGACCGAGAAGCCCCGCAGCCTCGGCCTGGACGCCTGGCACGACCTGCGCAAGCGCCCGGTCTTCATCATCTCCGCGGTGCTGATCGTCCTGCTGGTGCTGTTCGCGATCGCCCCCGGCCTGTTCACCTCGGTGGACCCGCGGGCCGGCGACCTGAGCAAGCACTACCTGGGCAAGCCGAGCTACCTGCACTTCTTCCAGGCCGACTGGTTCGGCTACGACGGCCAGGGCCGCTCCATCTACGCCCGGATGATCTACGGCGCCCGCGCCTCGGTGATCGTCGGCATCTGCGTCACCGCCGGCGTCACCCTGCTGGGCGGCCTGCTGGGCATGGTGGCCGGCTACTACGGCGGCTGGGTCGACACGATCGTCTCCCGCTTCACCGACATGGTGTTCGGCATCCCGCTGCTGCTCGGCGCGCTGGTCATCCTGAACGCCTTCCAGGTCCGCACGGTCTGGTCGGTGGTCTTCGCGCTGGTCATCCTCGGCTGGACGCAGATGACCCGCGTGATGCGCGGCTCGGTGATCACGGTCAAGCAGTCCGACTACGTGACCGCGGCCAAGGCGCTCGGCGCCGGCACCGGCCGGATCATGGTCAAGCACATCCTGCCGAACGCGATCGCCCCGGTGATCGTGGTCGCCACCATCGCGCTGGGCGGCTACATCGCCGCCGAGGCCACGCTGAGCTTCCTCGGCATCGGCCTGCAGGACCCGACCATCTCCTGGGGCATCGACATCAACTCGGCCCAGAAGGTGATCCGGCAGGCGCCGTTCGTGCTGTTCTTCCCGGCCGGCATGCTCTCCGTCACCGTGCTGGCGTTCATCATGCTCGGCGACGCCGTGCGTGACGCCCTCGACCCGAAGCTGCGCTGAGAGAGGCGGCCCGCATCATGACCACCGCACTTGAGAAGACCACCCCGGCGAAGGACCGCCCGACCCCGGGCACTCCGCTGCTCGAAGTCCGCGACCTGCACGTCGAGTTCAAGACCCGGGACGGCGTCGCCAAGGCCGTCAACGGCGTCAACTACTCGGTCGCCGCCGGTGAGACGCTGGCCGTGCTCGGCGAGTCCGGCTCCGGCAAGTCCGTCACCGCGCAGACCATCATGGGCATCCTCGACATGCCGCCCGGCCGGATCACCTCCGGGGAGATCCTGTTCCGCGGCCAGGACATGCTGAAGATGTCGGGCGAGGAGCGCCGGAAGATCCGCGGCCGCAAGATCGCGATGATCTTCCAGGACGCGCTGTCCTCGCTCAACCCGGTGCTCTCCGTCGGCTACCAGCTCGGCGAGATGTTCCGGGTGCACGAGGGCGCCTCCAAGAAGGAGGCCAAGGCCAAGGCGATCGAGCTGATGGACCGGGTCCGCATCCCGGCCGCCAAGGAGCGGGTCAACGACTACCCGCACCAGTTCTCCGGCGGCATGCGCCAGCGCATCATGATCGCGATGGCGCTGGCCCTGGAGCCGGACCTGATCATCGCGGACGAGCCGACCACCGCGCTGGACGTCACCGTCCAGGCCCAGGTGATGGACCTGCTCGCCGAGCTCCAGGCCGAGTACCACATGGGCCTGATCCTGATCACCCACGACCTCGGCGTGGTCGCCGACGTCGCGGACAAGATCGCCGTCATGTACGCGGGCCGGATCGTCGAGACCGCCCCCGTGCACGACCTGTACGCCAACCCCGCCCACCCCTACACCGAGGGCCTGCTCCGGTCGATCCCGCGACTGGACCAGAAGGGCGAGGAGCTGTACGCGATCAAGGGCCTGCCGCCCAACCTCTACAAGGTCCCGGCCGGCTGCGCGTTCAACCCGCGCTGCGACGCCGCCACCGACCTGTGCCGCACCGAGAGCCCCGCCCTGCACCAGGTCACCGACCGGGACGGCGCCGAGCTCGCCGGGCGCAAGAGCGCCTGCCACTTCTGGAAGGAGACCCTCCATGGCTGAGCCCATCCTGGAGGTCCGCGACCTGGTCAAGCACTACCCGCTGACCCAGGGCGTGCTGTTCAAGAAGCAGGTCGGTGCGGTCAAGGCCGTCGACGGCATCTCCTTCACCCTCCGCAAGGGCGAGACGCTCGGCATCGTCGGCGAGTCCGGCTGCGGCAAGTCCACCCTGGCCAAGGTCCTGATGAACCTGGAGCGGGCGACCGCCGGCCAGGTCCTCTACAAGGGCGAGGACATCTCCCGGCTGTCCGGCTCCGCGCTGAAGGCGGTGCGCCGCAACATCCAGATGGTGTTCCAGGACCCGTACACCTCGCTGAACCCGCGCATGACGGTCGGCGACATCATCGGCGAGCCGTACGAGATCCACCCCGAGGTGGCGCCGAAGGGCGACCGCCGCAAGGCGGTGCAGGACCTGCTGGACGTGGTCGGGCTCAACCCGGAGTACATCAACCGGTACCCGCACCAGTTCTCCGGCGGCCAGCGCCAGCGGATCGGCATCGCCCGCGGCCTGGCGCTCAAGCCCGAGGTGATCATCTGCGACGAGCCGGTCTCCGCGCTCGACGTGTCGGTGCAGGCCCAGGTGATCAACCTGCTGGAGCAGCTCCAGCAGGACTTCGAGCTCTCCTACATGTTCATCGCCCACGACCTCTCCATCGTCCGGCACATCTCCGACCGGGTCGGCGTGATGTACCTGGGCAAGATGGTCGAGATCGGCACCGACCTGGAGATCTACGACCACGCCACCCACCCGTACACCCAGGCGCTGCTGTCCGCGGTGCCGGTGCCGGACCCGAGCGACCGGGAGAACCGGGAGCGGATCATCCTCTCCGGGGACATCCCCTCGCCGGCCAACCCGCCGTCCGGGTGCCGCTTCCGCACCCGGTGCTGGAAGGCGGAGGAGCGCTGCTCCACCGAGGTGCCGCTGCTGGCCGTCCCCGAGCTGCCGGCCGGCGGGGCCCGGCACGAGTCGGCCTGCCACTTCGCGGCCGAGCGGGAGTCCGCCGCGGCGGCGTGACACCGCCGAGCAGCGCCGAAGGGGCACCGGGAGACACGCCCGGTGCCCCTTCGGCGTGCCTCCCCCGTCCGGCCCTACTGCGGTCGCGTCGCA
The window above is part of the Kitasatospora sp. NA04385 genome. Proteins encoded here:
- a CDS encoding ABC transporter ATP-binding protein is translated as MAEPILEVRDLVKHYPLTQGVLFKKQVGAVKAVDGISFTLRKGETLGIVGESGCGKSTLAKVLMNLERATAGQVLYKGEDISRLSGSALKAVRRNIQMVFQDPYTSLNPRMTVGDIIGEPYEIHPEVAPKGDRRKAVQDLLDVVGLNPEYINRYPHQFSGGQRQRIGIARGLALKPEVIICDEPVSALDVSVQAQVINLLEQLQQDFELSYMFIAHDLSIVRHISDRVGVMYLGKMVEIGTDLEIYDHATHPYTQALLSAVPVPDPSDRENRERIILSGDIPSPANPPSGCRFRTRCWKAEERCSTEVPLLAVPELPAGGARHESACHFAAERESAAAA
- a CDS encoding ABC transporter permease, which translates into the protein MPDLIEKNAPAGDGETPAERVVVPAVKTEKPRSLGLDAWHDLRKRPVFIISAVLIVLLVLFAIAPGLFTSVDPRAGDLSKHYLGKPSYLHFFQADWFGYDGQGRSIYARMIYGARASVIVGICVTAGVTLLGGLLGMVAGYYGGWVDTIVSRFTDMVFGIPLLLGALVILNAFQVRTVWSVVFALVILGWTQMTRVMRGSVITVKQSDYVTAAKALGAGTGRIMVKHILPNAIAPVIVVATIALGGYIAAEATLSFLGIGLQDPTISWGIDINSAQKVIRQAPFVLFFPAGMLSVTVLAFIMLGDAVRDALDPKLR
- a CDS encoding ABC transporter permease; the encoded protein is MGRYVARRLLQMIPVFLGTVTIIFFMTRMLPGDPAAAMWGDKAADPAQLAAFKHDMGLDVSKWQQYLNYMGDLFTGDFGKTMNGRKVIDVIGEALPVTIRLALLAFVFELVVGIGIGLLAGLRRGKAFDKSTLVLTLLLISIPVPVLGFIFQNVFAIQLGWVTPTVQSSTNLGQLILPAVVLGSISLAYVARLTRTSIAENLKADYMRTAVAKGLPKRKVIGTHLLRNSMIPVVTFLGTDLGALMGGAIVTEGIFNVQGVGNSLYHAIGRSEGATVSGFVVVLVLVFLFASLLVDLLYAVLDPRIRYA
- a CDS encoding ABC transporter ATP-binding protein — translated: MTTALEKTTPAKDRPTPGTPLLEVRDLHVEFKTRDGVAKAVNGVNYSVAAGETLAVLGESGSGKSVTAQTIMGILDMPPGRITSGEILFRGQDMLKMSGEERRKIRGRKIAMIFQDALSSLNPVLSVGYQLGEMFRVHEGASKKEAKAKAIELMDRVRIPAAKERVNDYPHQFSGGMRQRIMIAMALALEPDLIIADEPTTALDVTVQAQVMDLLAELQAEYHMGLILITHDLGVVADVADKIAVMYAGRIVETAPVHDLYANPAHPYTEGLLRSIPRLDQKGEELYAIKGLPPNLYKVPAGCAFNPRCDAATDLCRTESPALHQVTDRDGAELAGRKSACHFWKETLHG